The region CCCTTCCATTATCTTCTACGGTAACGCTTCCATCTCTATGAATCAAAACTTCTACATAATTACAGTATCCGGCAAGGGCCTCATCGATGCTGTTATCCACCACTTCGTAAACAAGATGATGCAATCCCTCTGGACCGGTGTTCCCAATATACATAGCTGGTCTTTTTCGTACCGCTGTAAGACCACTTAGTACCTTTATCTCTTTAGCCGTATAATTATTAATATCTGCATTCTCTATCTGACCTTCAAAAACACTCATTTATATAATCCTCTTTTACACGCGCATGGGCATAATAATACCCAAGAAACCCTCTTCTTCAGTGCCTTTTATAAGACATGGGTTGGTCTCGTTTTCAAATTCTATAGCTATCTTATTGCTCTCCAGAGCCCCAATGGCTTCTATTAAATAGTTAATATTAAAGTTTATACTAAATACATCGTCTTCATACTCTATTTCAAGCTCCTCTCTGGCATCTCCTATATCCGGATTTACTGATAAAACCTCCATTTTCCCTTTGCTAAAATTAAAGCTGACTGCTTTATATTTATCCGTGGACAATATAGCTGTTCTGCGCAGAACATCCAAAAAAAACTGCCTTTCTATAAATATCTTTTTGTTACCCTCCGCAGGTATGATTGTCCGGTAATCCGGAAATTCTCCATCAATAAGCCGTGTCACTATCTTTGTTTTATTTGCTTCAACAACGCAGATATCTTCTTTGAATCCTAATAGAATCTTTTCTGCATCTTCGCACAATTTTAGTATTTCCCGGGCTCCTTTTCTTGGTAAAATTACCCCGGAATCAATTTCCAGGATGTTTATACCGGGAACATCTTTTTCCATAAGAGATAATCTATGTCCATCAGAGGATACCATCCTCAATATCTCTTTATCTTCTTGTGCTGTCTTCTCTATAAAAATACCTGCCAAATTGGTTCTGTTATCATCAAAAGAGACGGAAAAGATAGTCTTGTTTATTAAATCCTTTATTGTCTTTGCGGGGATTTCAATAGTCTTTGCATCCTCATGAAATGACACCAAAGGAAATTGTTCTGCCGGTAAGCCTACTAACGTATAAATAATTTTACCCGAACTTACATTTATCCTGCCGGATTCTTTTTCCTTTATAGTTATATGTGGGCCTGGGATTTCTCGGACCATTTCATATAGTTTTCTGGCCGGGACGGTTATTTTTCCTTTTTTTATAACCTCAGCATTATGTTCTGTTCTCATCCCCACTTCAAGATCAGTCGCTATTATATTTAAACGATCGTCTAATGCATCAAGTAAGACATTTGATATAATAGGCATAGTACTTTTCTTTTCAACTACGGTTTGTATTTTATTCAAACCATCCAGTAACTCATTTCTGTTAATTTTTAGTTCCATTCTTTATTCCTTATTATTTATATAGATTATTAAAAGATACTTCTTAATAATATATCTGATAAGAAATAGTTGAAAAATAACGTAAGGATTTGTAAAAATTAACTATTCACTTTTTTATAAAATGCAGAATTGTGCATTATTTGTTATTTTTCTTTAATCTATAATGCACGGGACATAATTATTAACAAATTTCTAACATAATTTTAAAGAGTATTAAAGACTCATTAGACTCAGAAAAAGATATAAAGAGCACTTGCAGTATAATTTAGAATAAGAAAAACTTCAATCTAAAGGATAATATTATAACGTTATGTTTTTATTTTATTTTTTAATATTAAAGAATAAGTTACTGATAAATTCTTATATCATATAGATAGAGAAGAGGGTATAGAAGAAAAAATAAATAAAAACGAACGCCTGATCCCGGTATTCACTTATTTTTTAAAGGAAAATGTTGAAAAATTAAACGGATGTAGGGTAAGAGTAGGACCGGTCTTTATAGTCGCGTTACCTTTTTTCTTTCCGATTCGAAGATTGGATTTAATAAGAAGTTTAGGGTATGATTATACTTTACTTTATCAGAAAAAATGGTAGGTTTTTGTATTTATACATTTAAGTATTGGCGGAGGATTGGGAATGAAAAAGGAAAAATTAGAATATTTCAGGGTATTACTAAACAAAAAAATAGAGGAAATTCTAAGTGGGGCGGAAAAAACCCTTTCTGATATGACAGACTTAAGTGATAATTTCCCTGACC is a window of Thermodesulfobacteriota bacterium DNA encoding:
- the dnaN gene encoding DNA polymerase III subunit beta, which translates into the protein MELKINRNELLDGLNKIQTVVEKKSTMPIISNVLLDALDDRLNIIATDLEVGMRTEHNAEVIKKGKITVPARKLYEMVREIPGPHITIKEKESGRINVSSGKIIYTLVGLPAEQFPLVSFHEDAKTIEIPAKTIKDLINKTIFSVSFDDNRTNLAGIFIEKTAQEDKEILRMVSSDGHRLSLMEKDVPGINILEIDSGVILPRKGAREILKLCEDAEKILLGFKEDICVVEANKTKIVTRLIDGEFPDYRTIIPAEGNKKIFIERQFFLDVLRRTAILSTDKYKAVSFNFSKGKMEVLSVNPDIGDAREELEIEYEDDVFSINFNINYLIEAIGALESNKIAIEFENETNPCLIKGTEEEGFLGIIMPMRV